Proteins from a genomic interval of Procambarus clarkii isolate CNS0578487 chromosome 45, FALCON_Pclarkii_2.0, whole genome shotgun sequence:
- the LOC123769886 gene encoding hemocyte protein-glutamine gamma-glutamyltransferase, translating into MAATATGYNNWLNSLRTDYARTIERRRLDEAEAEKPPTSANKVDRLHWYIKDNAKTHKTIKFDLVHDQKAAKPVLRRGQAFYLAIRFHNDFDVTKDRVILNFKFGHKPAVQKGTMAVIVVENDKFTKTKSDWDCRIDPGSRGKDLVLQVYIPAAAMVGIWHLDIRSGLQDLSQGRAMNLYSDDTDCFVLFNPWCKDDAVYLDDETKREEYVINDKGKVYVGAYKKSRGRPWAYGQFDDVVLPVAVYILELSRVADSERGNPVQVVRGVSAGVNDTDEEGILQGRWDGEYSDGVAPFKWTGSVRILEDFVKNGYKPVKYGQCWVFSAVVTTICRALGIPCRSVTNFVSAHDTNSSLTIDKFFNKEGKEIEGGPDQDNYDSIWNFHVWNDVWMARNDLPPGYGGWQAIDATPQEASDHKMQCGPVSLQAIRRGDIGLNYDAPFVFAEVNADVMHWGEDPNSNWGWSRMKMNQYHIGRQILTKCPGVEDDVGDKDQEDVLSDYKNEEGTEAERLAVHNAIRGSNRAQQYYDYKKDIKEDVFFDLIEIDKISIGDQFQVKVVIRNDSDSTRKVSAYLSAQSIYYTGVNVSLIKKAEGTFVLQPQESRDVALTVKYNEYWKKLVEQCMVKIYAICRVQETGQTWTEEDDFQIEKPKLQIETAEDVIVRKQCEATFSFTNPLDVPLTEGQLSVDGAGLMRPRVIKIENDVPAKGLFTHTINFLPRIHGERKIIASFNSKELFDIAGAKSVIVQKPPQ; encoded by the exons atggctgccactgccaccggTTACAACAACTGGCTCAACAGTCTACGGACCGACTACGCTCGCACCATCGAGAGACGCAGGCTCGATGAAGCCGAGGCTGAAAAAC CACCCACTTCTGCCAACAAAGTTGACCGTCTCCACTGGTATATCAAGGACAATGCTAAAACCCACAAAACTATCAAGTTTGATCTTGTGCATGACCAAAAGGCAGCCAAGCCAGTGCTTCGCCGAGGACAAGCATTCTACCTGGCCATCAGGTTCCACAATGACTTTGATGTTACCAAGGACCGTGTTATCCTCAACTTCAAATTTG GACATAAACCAGCAGTTCAGAAGGGTACAATGGCTGTAATTGTTGTTGAGAATGACAAGTTTACAAAGACCAAGAGCGACTGGGATTGTCGCATTGACCCTGGCAGTCGTGGCAAAGATCTCGTGTTGCAG GTCTACATTCCAGCAGCTGCCATGGTAGGCATATGGCATTTGGATATTCGTAGTGGCCTCCAGGACTTGAGCCAGGGCCGAGCAATGAACCTCTACAGTGATGATACCGACTGCTTTGTTCTCTTCAATCCTTGGTGCAAAG ATGATGCTGTATACCTTGATGATGAAACGAAGAGGGAGGAGTATGTGATAAACGACAAGGGTAAAGTGTACGTAGGTGCTTATAAAAAGTCCCGAGGACGTCCGTGGGCATATGGTCAGTTTGATGACGTGGTTCTTCCTGTTGCCGTCTACATCCTGGAACTAAGTCGTGTTGCCGATTCTGAACGTGGCAACCCAGTCCAGGTTGTGCGAGGGGTTTCTGCAGGA GTCAATGACACTGACGAGGAAGGAATTTTACAAGGACGATGGGATGGGGAGTACAGTGATGGTGTCGCCCCATTCAAATGGACTGGTAGTGTTAGAATCTTGGAAGATTTTGTGAAAAATGGATATAAGCCCGTTAAATATGGACAATGTTGGGTCTTTTCTGCTGTTGTCACTACAA TTTGTAGAGCTTTGGGAATCCCTTGCCGATCCGTCACCAATTTTGTTTCTGCTCATGACACCAATTCTTCCCTCACTATTGACAAGTTCTTTAACAAAGAGGGAAAAGAGATTGAAGGTGGACCTGATCAGGATAATTATGATTCCATTTGGAATTTCCATGTGTGGAATGATGTGTGGATGGCTCGAAATGACCTTCCACCAGGCTACGGAGGTTGGCAGGCAATTGATGCCACACCTCAGGAAGCAAGCGATC ACAAGATGCAGTGTGGACCAGTTTCATTACAGGCCATCAGACGAGGTGACATTGGTCTGAATTACGATGCCCCATTTGTGTTTGCTGAAGTAAATGCTGATGTAATGCATTGGGGTGAGGACCCAAATAGTAACTGGGGATGGAGCAGGATGAAGATGAACCAGTACCACATTGGACGTCAG ATCCTGACCAAGTGTCCTGGTGTGGAGGATGATGTTGGGGACAAGGACCAAGAAGATGTATTAAGTGATTACAAGAATGAAGAGGGCACTGAAGCAGAGCGTCTGGCCGTCCACAATGCTATCCGTGGATCAAACAGAGCTCAGCAATACTACGACTATAAGAAGGATATAAAAGAGGATGTTTTCTTTGATTTGATAGAGATTGACAAAATCTCAATTGGTGACCAATTCCAGGTCAAG GTTGTGATCCGCAATGATTCTGATTCGACAAGAAAAGTCAGTGCCTATCTCTCCGCCCAGTCCATTTATTACACTGGTGTAAATGTTTCTCTCATTAAGAAAGCTGAGGGAACCTTTGTTCTGCAGCCTCAAGAATCACGG GATGTGGCATTGACTGTGAAGTATAATGAGTACTGGAAGAAGTTGGTAGAACAGTGCATGGTGAAGATTTATGCTATCTGCCGTGTACAAGAGACTGGTCAGACCTGGACTGAGGAGGATGACTTCCAGATAGAGAAGCCCAAGCTGCAGATTGAG ACTGCTGAAGATGTAATAGTGCGTAAGCAGTGTGAAGCCACGTTCTCCTTCACAAACCCACTAGACGTTCCCCTTACTGAAGGCCAACTCAGTGTGGATGGTGCTGGGCTAATGCGACCAAGAGTAATCAAAATTGAGAA TGATGTGCCAGCTAAGGGATTGTTCACCCACACTATCAACTTCCTACCACGTATTCATGGAGAGCGCAAGATTATTGCTTCTTTCAACTCCAAGGAACTCTTTGACATTGCTGGTGCCAAGTCAGTCATTGTCCAGAAACCACCAcaataa